The following are from one region of the Staphylococcus argenteus genome:
- a CDS encoding amidohydrolase family protein, producing the protein MTNKTGYIDIHHHIIPEFYLDALKEAGIDKAGGLKINNWQPEDSIKMMDRLGIDVGITSISDPVVEPLEPSKRKAIAREINLLQTQIIKEYPNRFGAFATLPLPDVDSAIEEVKYALDNLQLDGVGLLSNYNEAFLGDPQFEPLMKVLDERSAVVFIHPSTPPDYVPRPKYMPVDFMAEFTFNTTRAAANLILSGTMDRYPNIKFILAHAGGTLPYLTWRINECYKLIKQTADESQFVVLAKDPEAYVSDFYYDTALSTQAATFRALEETTPEDHILFGSDAHYAPENLDQSMINTIEHQLDLNNETIENIKYNSALKLFPRFQK; encoded by the coding sequence ATGACAAATAAAACAGGTTATATTGATATTCATCATCACATCATTCCTGAATTTTACCTAGACGCATTAAAAGAAGCTGGTATTGACAAAGCTGGTGGTCTAAAAATCAACAATTGGCAACCTGAAGACAGTATAAAAATGATGGATAGATTAGGTATTGACGTAGGGATTACTTCCATTTCTGATCCAGTCGTTGAACCACTTGAACCAAGTAAAAGAAAAGCAATTGCACGAGAAATTAATTTACTTCAAACACAAATTATCAAAGAGTATCCAAATCGTTTTGGTGCTTTCGCAACATTGCCACTACCTGATGTGGATAGTGCAATTGAAGAAGTTAAATATGCTTTGGATAATTTACAATTAGATGGTGTAGGTTTATTATCTAACTACAATGAAGCATTTTTAGGCGACCCACAATTTGAACCATTAATGAAAGTTCTTGATGAAAGATCAGCAGTTGTGTTTATACATCCAAGTACACCACCTGATTATGTACCTAGACCAAAATATATGCCTGTAGATTTCATGGCTGAGTTTACTTTTAATACAACGCGTGCTGCAGCAAACTTAATTTTAAGTGGCACAATGGATCGCTATCCAAATATTAAATTTATTTTGGCACATGCCGGTGGTACATTACCATATTTAACATGGAGAATTAACGAATGTTATAAATTAATCAAACAAACTGCGGACGAAAGTCAATTTGTTGTTCTAGCCAAAGACCCTGAAGCTTATGTTAGTGATTTTTATTATGACACTGCTTTATCAACACAAGCTGCAACATTTAGAGCATTAGAAGAAACTACTCCTGAAGACCATATTTTATTCGGTAGCGATGCTCACTATGCACCTGAAAATTTAGATCAATCAATGATTAATACAATCGAGCATCAACTAGATTTAAACAATGAAACAATTGAAAATATTAAATATAATAGTGCACTTAAATTATTCCCAAGATTCCAAAAATAA
- a CDS encoding TetR/AcrR family transcriptional regulator gives MTNKKIDPRVKRTNQYLINAIVKLLNEKDINKISIQNITDSADLTRATFYLHYRDKQDFFNRIVTNVIDDLIDYVKDGHLVASGLKSESDIKNAFTRLFEYIYMNHTVFGVMLSDKGLSQFRPKLETEVQKEIYIPLFHALVKIDGEKASKFPQHYFLNYITSAHIGVICTWLNDDMNYSPKYMAELLYKLTLEGVFSVVQSEF, from the coding sequence ATGACAAATAAAAAAATTGATCCACGGGTAAAAAGAACAAATCAATATTTAATTAATGCAATTGTAAAACTACTCAATGAAAAAGATATCAATAAAATATCTATACAAAATATCACAGATTCAGCAGATCTGACTCGAGCAACGTTTTATCTGCATTATCGAGATAAGCAAGATTTTTTCAATCGAATTGTCACAAATGTTATAGATGATTTGATAGATTACGTAAAAGATGGACATTTGGTAGCATCTGGCTTAAAAAGTGAATCAGATATTAAAAATGCATTTACGCGATTATTTGAATATATTTATATGAATCATACAGTTTTCGGCGTTATGTTAAGTGATAAAGGTTTATCACAATTTAGACCAAAATTAGAAACTGAAGTGCAAAAAGAAATTTATATACCATTGTTTCACGCACTTGTTAAAATAGATGGCGAAAAAGCAAGTAAGTTTCCACAACATTATTTTTTAAACTATATAACGTCTGCTCATATTGGTGTTATTTGTACTTGGTTAAATGACGATATGAATTATAGTCCGAAATATATGGCTGAACTTCTATATAAACTAACTTTAGAAGGTGTTTTTTCAGTAGTACAAAGTGAATTTTAA